A single region of the Hoeflea prorocentri genome encodes:
- the sseA gene encoding 3-mercaptopyruvate sulfurtransferase gives MIRAKSMAEKSAFVVSADWLQERIGNTGLKIVDASWYLPAQGRNARSEYESGHILGAVFFDQDVVVDPDMDLPHALPGPEHFAGQVSGLGISTDDTIVVYDGPGMFTAPRVWWMFRAMGAPNVFVLDGGFDRWKADGRPVTTEIPEYARGTFKAVFRDGWAADLERVLEVAGNGSSQIADARSPGRFTGDEPEPREGMRCGHMPGARNVPVFSLSQDGELKSLEDLRATLEEAGIDPNGPVITTCGSGVTAAVITLALHSLGNEDTQLYDGSWSEWGARKDTPVVTGEE, from the coding sequence ATGATCCGCGCAAAATCCATGGCTGAAAAAAGCGCTTTTGTTGTATCGGCGGACTGGCTGCAGGAACGCATTGGGAACACCGGACTGAAGATCGTCGATGCGTCCTGGTATCTGCCGGCGCAGGGGCGCAACGCCCGCTCGGAATATGAGAGCGGGCATATCTTGGGAGCGGTGTTTTTTGACCAGGATGTCGTGGTCGATCCGGACATGGACCTTCCCCATGCCCTGCCCGGCCCTGAACATTTTGCCGGGCAGGTCTCCGGTCTTGGTATATCAACCGACGACACGATCGTCGTTTATGACGGTCCGGGCATGTTCACCGCACCGCGCGTGTGGTGGATGTTCAGAGCGATGGGCGCGCCGAACGTCTTTGTTCTCGATGGCGGCTTTGATCGCTGGAAGGCCGATGGCAGACCTGTAACGACCGAGATCCCCGAATACGCCCGCGGCACGTTCAAAGCCGTTTTCAGGGACGGTTGGGCGGCAGACCTTGAGCGCGTCCTCGAGGTTGCCGGAAACGGCTCAAGTCAGATCGCCGATGCGCGCAGTCCGGGGCGCTTTACCGGCGATGAGCCGGAGCCACGCGAGGGCATGCGATGCGGTCATATGCCCGGTGCCCGGAACGTGCCCGTTTTTTCGCTTTCGCAAGACGGAGAGCTCAAATCCCTCGAAGATTTACGGGCGACGCTTGAAGAGGCCGGAATTGACCCGAATGGCCCCGTCATCACCACATGCGGCTCTGGTGTGACGGCTGCGGTGATCACACTTGCGCTGCATTCGCTTGGCAATGAAGACACGCAGCTCTATGACGGATCCTGGTCAGAATGGGGCGCCCGCAAGGATACACCCGTCGTCACCGGAGAAGAGTGA
- a CDS encoding alanyl-tRNA editing protein — protein MSQTHPLFIEDAYLSTAEGKVTAVNDRGGILLDQTCFYATSGGQPGDIGFFEREDGSKIEIAATVNGQSKSEIVHVPSNEQAVPEIGEPLVLHIDWERRYRLMRMHTACHLLTVVCPFPITGASVGENESRVDFDMSEATDKVSVTEKLMELVNANHPVFSNWINESELEANPGLVKSKNVRPPQGSGRIRLICIGEDAAIDSQPCGGTHVSETGEVGAIHIGKIEKKGRENRRFRIRFGDMPQ, from the coding sequence TTGTCACAAACACATCCGCTGTTCATTGAAGACGCTTACCTCTCGACCGCCGAGGGAAAGGTCACGGCCGTTAATGACCGCGGCGGCATCCTTCTCGATCAGACCTGTTTCTACGCAACATCGGGAGGCCAACCTGGTGATATCGGCTTTTTTGAACGCGAGGACGGCTCGAAGATCGAGATCGCCGCAACAGTCAACGGACAGAGCAAGTCGGAAATCGTCCACGTTCCGTCGAATGAACAGGCCGTACCCGAAATAGGCGAACCGCTGGTCCTGCATATCGACTGGGAGCGGCGCTACCGTTTGATGCGCATGCACACCGCATGTCATCTGCTCACCGTCGTGTGCCCTTTTCCGATCACCGGCGCTTCCGTCGGTGAAAACGAAAGCCGCGTCGATTTCGACATGAGTGAAGCAACCGATAAGGTTTCCGTGACCGAAAAACTCATGGAGCTGGTCAACGCCAATCATCCGGTCTTTTCAAACTGGATCAACGAGAGCGAACTCGAAGCCAATCCTGGCCTCGTCAAATCCAAGAATGTGCGGCCGCCACAGGGCAGCGGGCGCATCAGGCTGATTTGCATCGGCGAAGACGCGGCCATAGACAGCCAACCCTGTGGCGGAACACATGTGTCCGAAACCGGCGAAGTAGGCGCCATACACATTGGCAAGATTGAAAAGAAAGGGCGCGAGAACAGACGGTTCCGCATTCGCTTCGGCGATATGCCGCAATGA
- a CDS encoding cysteine synthase A: protein MTILQSVLDGIGNTPLIKLKRASEETGCTIFGKAEFLNPGQSVKDRAALFIIRDAIKSGKLAPGGVIVEGTAGNTGIGLSMVAKALGYRTVIVIPETQSEEKKDALRLLGAELIEVPALPYRNPNNYVRLSGRLAEQLAKEDPNGAIWANQFDNTINRQAHIETTAPEIWNDTDGKVDGFICACGSGGTLAGVAVGLRERNPGVKIGIADPQGAALYNHYKNGELKSEGSSITEGIGQGRITANLEGFTPDFAYQVSDAESFPYIYRLIEEEGMCLGGSSAINIAGAMKMARDMGPGHTIVTILCDYGNRYQSKLFNPEFLRSKDLPVPEWMETVPDISIPFEEV from the coding sequence ATGACTATTTTACAATCCGTACTGGATGGCATCGGCAACACACCGCTGATTAAACTGAAAAGAGCATCGGAGGAAACCGGCTGCACTATTTTTGGCAAGGCCGAGTTCCTTAATCCCGGCCAGTCTGTCAAGGATCGCGCCGCACTGTTCATTATTCGTGATGCGATCAAAAGCGGCAAGCTGGCACCGGGCGGCGTGATTGTGGAAGGCACCGCCGGCAATACCGGAATCGGCCTCTCCATGGTTGCAAAGGCTCTTGGATATCGCACGGTCATCGTCATTCCCGAAACGCAGAGCGAAGAGAAGAAAGATGCCCTGCGCCTGCTGGGCGCTGAGTTGATCGAAGTGCCGGCCCTGCCCTATCGCAATCCCAATAATTATGTCCGCCTGTCCGGCCGCCTTGCCGAGCAACTGGCGAAAGAGGATCCCAACGGCGCCATTTGGGCCAACCAGTTCGACAACACGATAAACCGACAGGCCCATATCGAGACCACCGCGCCGGAAATCTGGAACGATACCGACGGCAAAGTCGATGGCTTCATCTGCGCTTGCGGCTCGGGTGGAACGCTGGCGGGTGTCGCGGTCGGGCTTCGCGAACGCAACCCGGGCGTCAAGATAGGCATAGCCGACCCGCAGGGCGCCGCGCTTTACAATCACTACAAGAACGGCGAACTGAAATCCGAAGGCAGTTCGATCACTGAAGGAATCGGCCAGGGACGCATAACGGCAAACCTTGAGGGTTTCACGCCGGATTTTGCCTACCAGGTCTCCGACGCGGAATCGTTTCCGTATATCTACCGGCTGATTGAGGAGGAAGGCATGTGCCTTGGCGGCTCGTCGGCCATCAACATCGCCGGCGCTATGAAAATGGCCCGTGACATGGGGCCGGGTCATACCATCGTCACCATCCTTTGTGACTACGGAAATCGCTATCAGTCAAAACTGTTCAACCCGGAATTCCTTCGCTCCAAGGATCTGCCGGTTCCTGAATGGATGGAAACCGTGCCGGATATATCCATCCCCTTTGAAGAGGTTTGA